Genomic segment of Hydractinia symbiolongicarpus strain clone_291-10 chromosome 5, HSymV2.1, whole genome shotgun sequence:
AATCGCTATGATGGAAGAGCAATTGCATTCAAATACAAAGTTAATTCAATCCTTAAACAAAGATATTGAAGCCCAAACTTCCATCATTGATAGCATAGAAAATGCTATTGTGTCCATGAAAATTCATGAAGAAAGATTAAAATCAGCTTTTAATGCCACATCAGAACAGAATACAATTCTTCAGAAGGAGCTTTCTAAAACAAAGCTAAAAAATGGTACGCTTGACGGAAAGTTACACaatatgaaaaaacaaaaccaGTGTTTAGGTGAAATTGTTCaagaatgcaaaaaaaaaattgaaacggcTGAAACAGAAGACGAGCTGCTTAAATAAAAGCTTGTGAAGgcaaatgaaaaagaaagagaacACGGAGATCAATGTATACGATTggaaaataaaatcatatttCTGAAAGCCCAAAACACCAGACAGACCAAACGTATTTGTGATTTGCGTTTAGAAAGATTAAAAAGCGAAGAGCGTACTAAGAAAAATAACCAACAACTACTTCTAATGAAGGAAAACGAGAAAGCGGCTTTCGAAGCAAACACAATCACGTTTGCAAAATTAATGACGGAACAAGCTGTG
This window contains:
- the LOC130646128 gene encoding uncharacterized protein LOC130646128, whose translation is MICQTGICLKEEADIAIAMMEEQLHSNTKLIQSLNKDIEAQTSIIDSIENAIVSMKIHEERLKSAFNATSEQNTILQKELSKTKLKNGTLDGKLHNMKKQNQCLERLKSEERTKKNNQQLLLMKENEKAAFEANTITFAKLMTEQAVKISLSQLQEEQKICQKENQIANLSKEIDIKQNENEAIRKQHLELEEKFHSADASVKELIEDLIGNAEEKSSSCLYQPRIKRVTVTFCLRWILYKMNREFSDLA